One Plasmodium cynomolgi strain B DNA, chromosome 12, whole genome shotgun sequence genomic region harbors:
- a CDS encoding RNA helicase (putative), producing MKPRLNNRLKGNSYYEYSIKHGTYDIDEAVAYIERSSFFRSCGGAGCAASRSSSGRDSSLDSNSYCSLDSDLDSNLGSNLGSNLGSNLGSSLDGSPNNNRNRSRIAPRRGRWEPTLQRKLLRLMREEKKHMRNGTHKQRGPPKAKRRSKDHEDDHLEGGESGLMYVHDTCEQILNSGKAFSQNTDRYIIMNRRNQIKKISLNEMNELITEIIYTTMTRDNLENSLLDLLGEEHIDFIFNIIKNKENIKRDIKLLSKYVDVKEKVLASNFFITDKTTDGINSKKNILIKKENIEKIVDFFLYTLKENNFGDVKKIYIPNEENKLEEIQVPRNTSYSYTDNVTKVRINRLENFQFSKDELVPVKVLPFWHRYIFEFEHFNYVQSKVFKAAFQTNKNLLVSAPTGCGKTNIALLVILQQICLFCEQNGISLERIAQTYLVRSGEGVSAQGGRRADVHHAQRNGQVIGDPMRGDPLKEDPLKEDSLKEDPPNEDPPNEDPTNEDPTNEDPTNEGPTNEDLPIGDLPTGDPLNEDPPSDEGASDHAPSRGGNSISAKEFKIIYIAPMKSLVFEITNLFQRKLKIFNLKVCEYTKEHSLTSKQLEEVHIIVTVPEKLDILLRNSSYSTTVSDESLIKHIKCLILDEVHLLNTDRGDVIETIVARFLRYSETSQSVRRIMAMSATLPNYNDVRDFLKVEKDMCFYFNESYRSIQLDKTLYGIHEKNMNKLNIAKNIYAYGEIINALRKDKQCIIFVCSRNDTNKTIQFLIDYAVKNGEIDYFVSNLYTDSDINKKIKKSNNMYVKQFYEFGCSIHHAGMSRSDKILVEDLFKKKAFNVLCCTSTLAWGVNLPVHTVIIKGTNFFSSESGKMEDMDILNINQIFGRCGRPQYEDHGHAILITERTKLYKYIKLLTNNTIIESTFLKNIENHLNAEISIGTTKNVEDGIKWLEYTYLYVRMKKNPNLYDADLSTDMHLYKKRKEIILKAIQNLSENKLVRRVLLTNDFIGTFYGHIAAKYYVDYQTIGIFAANIDRSNYIEVIDVISKSKEFENIQIRNEDMNDFLWLKSRCEIKEQYDESKYMTLRILIESYLRRIQISNFSLICEINYVIQNIIRILYAYYEICLNILKNISNLIMNTHNLIVSILRRLPINCCVFRHFCYRNELLEKKNVTFSSQPAKMWGKQRNAPPEDNAASHLSHLPYRGKYVNPPEMFEEQEYANNHDFHDTPQGRYRKNQNYTVYLKESVVNILEKKKLTHESVDTLTKSELLFFLRNEVYTNQILYYKNLIPNLHIEGYIQPITQTIMKINLQVQLTNTIWSDQWNDIQENFHLFLLNTLNNDILYFQKFSIHKKDRKKIHDISFEFPLSNQMPPQITVQFLSMNWCNLSYVHIFNTNNLFINQKINIFSEILPVVPLSTQILKIPSYIKFFSFRYFNPIQTQMFHATFHTDENILLGAPTGSGKTVIGELCILRSLLHHEREKAVYICPMKAIVNERHKSWKSKFKSLLNKNVIELTGDKNENKENIMESDIIICTPEKLDVISRNWKNKKFIQNVSLIIFDEIHLLGQENRGGVIEILINRFKNMEQYLNKKIRLVGLTTVITSVDDLILWLDVKENYLFNFPSSCRIVPCKTHILGFTQKAYCARMSVMNKNVFDAVNQYAQSKNVLIFVSSRRQTRVTAYDIISLNLSSHNLNFLHIENLLNDKSHIQFLLNSSKKKDAKKKKVSKRWGRTKAMTMTTIWTATVVTKNQMISSIIPP from the exons ATGAAGCCGCGATTAAACAACCGACTGAAGGGAAATTCGTACTATGAATATTCCATCAAGCACGGCACGTACGACATCGACGAGGCGGTAGCGTACATAGAGAGGAGCTCCTTCTTCAGAAGTTGCGGCGGGGCAGGGTGCGCGGCCAGTCGCAGTAGCAGCGGTAGGGATAGCAGTTTAGATAGCAATTCATATTGCAGTTTAGATAGCGATTTAGATAGCAATTTGGGTAGCAATTTGGGTAGCAATTTAGGTAGCAATTTAGGTAGCAGTCTCGATGGTAGCCCCAACAACAACCGCAACCGCAGTCGAATCGCTCCCCGCAGGGGTAGATGGGAGCCCACCCTGCAACGGAAACTCCTGCGCCTGATGCgcgaggagaagaagcacatGCGGAATGGCACCCACAAGCAGAGAGGGCCGCCGAAAGCGAAGAGGCGATCAAAGGACCATGAGGACGACCATCTCGAAGGAGGAGAATCAGGGCTGATGTACGTGCATGATACCTgcgaacaaattttaaatagCGGAAAGGCATTCAGCCAAAACACAGACAGGTATATCATTATGAACAGAAGAAACCAAATCAAAAAGATAAGCCTAAACGAAATGAACGAACTTATTACAGAAATTATCTACACAACTATGACAAGggacaatttggaaaatagcCTACTCGACCTCCTAGGAGAAGAACACATCGattttatattcaatattattaaaaacaaggaaaacataaaaagagaTATCAAACTGTTAAGCAAGTATGTAgatgtaaaggaaaaagttcTCGCATCGAATTTCTTCATAACTGATAAAACGACAGACGGAATtaacagcaaaaaaaatattttaataaaaaaggaaaatatcgaaaaaattgtagatttctttttatatacattaaaagaaaacaattttggagatgtgaaaaaaatttacatacctaatgaagaaaacaaattggaagaaaTACAGGTGCCCAGAAATACCTCCTACTCATACACAGACAATGTCACCAAAGTGAGAATTAACAGattggaaaattttcaattCAGTAAAGACGAGTTAGTTCCTGTGAAAGTCTTACCCTTTTGGCACAGATACATTTTCGAGTTCGAACATTTTAACTATGTACAGTCCAAAGTTTTTAAGGCTGCTTTTCAGACGAATAAGAATTTACTCGTCTCTGCGCCCACTGGGTGTGGAAAAACTAACATCGCCTTGTTGGTCATACTACAGCAGATTTGCCTCTTCTGCGAACAGAACGGAATCAGCTTGGAGAGAATAGCCCAGACTTACCTAGTTCGTAGCGGTGAGGGGGTGAGCGCCCAGGGGGGTCGTCGTGCAGACGTACATCATGCGCAGCGGAACGGACAGGTGATAGGTGATCCCATGAGAGGGGACCCGCTAAAAGAAGACCCGCTAAAAGAAGACTCGCTAAAAGAAGACCCTCCAAATGAAGACCCTCCAAATGAAGACCCCACAAATGAGGACCCCACAAATGAGGACCCCACAAATGAGGGCCCCACAAATGAGGACCTCCCAATTGGGGACCTCCCAACTGGAGACCCCCTGAATGAGGACCCCCCAAGCGACGAGGGCGCCAGCGACCACGCCCCCTCCCGAGGTGGAAACTCCATAAGCGCAAAAGAATTCAAAATCATTTACATAGCCCCGATGAAGTCCCTCGTCTTCGAAATAACCAACCTGTTCCAAAGGAagctaaaaatttttaacctAAAAGTGTGCGAGTACACAAAGGAGCACAGCCTGACGTCCAAACAGTTGGAAGAAGTGCACATAATAGTAACCGTCCCGGAAAAGCTAGACATCCTTTTAAGAAATAGCAGTTATTCCACCACCGTATCTGATGAGTCATTAATTAAACACATCAAATGCCTGATCCTTGATGAAGTACATTTGCTAAATACAGACAGAGGTGACGTGATCGAAACGATTGTTGCTCGATTTTTACGATACTCGGAAACGTCCCAGTCGGTGAGAAGAATAATGGCCATGTCAGCCACACTACCAAATTACAACGACGTGAGGGATTTTCTAAAAGTGGAAAAGGATATGTGCTTCTACTTCAATGAAAGCTACCGATCCATTCAGCTGGATAAAACGCTCTACGgaatacatgaaaaaaatatgaacaagttGAATATAgccaaaaatatatatgcctaTGGCgaaattattaatgcattgaGGAAAGACAAACAGTGCATCATCTTTGTATGCTCAAGAAATGACACCAATAAAACGATACAATTCCTGATTGATTATGCtgtgaaaaatggggagatcGATTACTTTGTCAGTAACCTCTACACAGATAGCGacataaataagaaaattaaaaaatcgaaTAACATGTATGTGAAACAGTTTTATGAATTTGGCTGTTCCATACACCACGCGGGAATGTCCAGATCTGACAAAATTTTGGTGGAAgatttattcaaaaaaaaggccttcAACGTATTATGCTGTACTTCTACTCTAGCATGGGGAGTTAACCTACCAGTCCATACAGTCATCATCAAAggtaccaattttttttcctccgaaagtggaaaaatggaagatatGGACATTCTTAACATTAACCAAATATTCGGAAGGTGCGGAAGACCACAGTACGAAGATCACGGACATGCTATCCTCATAACCGAAAGGACAAAACTGTACAAGTATATAAAACTGCTAACCAATAATACCATCATTGAATcgacctttttaaaaaatatagaaaatcaCTTAAACGCAGAAATTAGCATAGGGACAACTAAAAATGTGGAGGATGGCATCAAGTGGCTAGAATATACCTACCTGTACgtaagaatgaaaaaaaaccctAACCTTTACGATGCCGATCTGTCCACAGACATGCATCTGTacaagaaaagaaaggaaattATCCTAAAGGCGATTCAAAACTTGAGTGAAAATAAGTTAGTAAGGAGAGTACTCCTGACCAACGACTTTATCGGAACCTTCTATGGACACATAGCAGCCAAGTACTATGTGGATTATCAAACCATAGGAATTTTCGCGGCAAACATTGACCGAAGTAATTACATAGAAGTTATTGACGTTATCAGCAAATCGAAAGAATTcgaaaatatacaaattagAAATGAAGACATGAACGATTTTTTGTGGTTAAAAAGTAGATGTGAAATTAAGGAGCAGTACGACGAATCAAAATACATGACCTTACGTATATTGATCGAATCCTATCTCAGAAGGATACAAATAAGTAACTTCTCCCTCATTTGCGAAATTAACTATGTGATACAAAACATTATCCGAATTTTATATGCCTACTACGAAATATGCCTTAACATCCTGAAGAATATTTCCAACTTGATTATGAATACACATAATCTGATTGTATCCATTTTGAGGAGACTTCCCATCAACTGCTGCGTCTTCAGGCATTTCTGCTACAGAAATGAGTTACTAGAAAAGAAGAATGTGACATTTTCTAGCCAGCCCGCCAAAATGTGGGGAAAACAGAGAAACGCTCCCCCAGAAGATAATGCAGCTTCTCACCTGAGCCATCTACCCTACAGGGGGAAATACGTAAATCCGCCAGAAATGTTCGAGGAACAGGAGTATGCTAATAATCATGATTTCCATGACACGCCACAGGGGAGGTATCGGAAAAACCAAAACTACACCGTCTACCTAAAAGAGTCCGTGGTGAACAttctagaaaaaaaaaaactaacacACGAATCTGTCGACACGTTAACCAAAAGCGaacttcttttctttctaaGAAATGAAGTCTACACCAACCAAATTCTCTactacaaaaatttaattccaAACTTACATATCGAGGGATACATTCAGCCCATAACACAGACGATCATGAAAATAAATCTCCAGGTGCAACTCACAAATACTATTTGGTCAGACCAGTGGAATGACATTCAGGAAAACTTTCACCTTTTCTTATTGAACACACTGAataatgatattttatatttccaaaaattctctattcataaaaaagacaggaaaaaaatacatgacATTTCTTTCGAATTCCCTCTCTCGAATCAAATGCCCCCTCAAATCACTGTCCAGTTTTTATCCATGAATTGGTGCAATTTGTCCTATGTCCATATTTTCAACACAAACAATTTATTCATCAATCAGAagattaatatattttctgaAATCCTTCCGGTCGTTCCCCTATCCAcgcaaattttgaaaatcccTAGCTATATcaagtttttttccttccggTACTTCAACCCTATTCAGACTCAGATGTTCCACGCGACGTTCCACACGGATGAGAACATCCTTCTGGGGGCCCCTACAG GAAGCGGCAAGACCGTCATCGGAGAGCTGTGCATCCTGAGGAGCCTACTACACCACGAACGGGAAAAAGCCGTGTACATATGCCCCATGAAAGCCATTGTAAATGAGCGACACAAGAGCTGGAAGAGCAAATTTAAAAGCCTCCTAAACAAAAACGTAATTGAACTGACAGGagataaaaacgaaaataaagaaaacatCATGGAGAGTGACATAATCATATGTACGCCAGAAAAATTAGACGTTATATCCagaaattggaaaaataaaaaattcatacaaAACGTCAGTTTGATCATTTTTGATGAGATACATTTACTTGGACAGGAAAACAGAGGAGGTGTCattgaaattttaattaatcgatttaaaaatatggaacagtacttgaataaaaaaataagactTGTTGGATTAACCACCGTCATAACGAGTGTAGACGATTTGATTTTATGGCTAgatgtaaaagaaaattacctttttaatttcccgtCCTCATGCCGCATAGTACCTTGTAAAACCCACATTCTAGGGTTCACTCAAAAGGCATACTGCGCACGAATGTCAGTAATGAACAAAAACGTGTTCGATGCTGTTAACCAATATGCCCAATCCAAAAATGTGCTCATATTTGTTTCGTCCAGGAGACAAACGAGAGTTACCGCATACGACATAATTTCCCTGAACCTCAGTTCACACAATCTCAACTTTTTGCATATAGAAAATTTGCTCAATGATAAGAGCCACATCCAGTTTTTACTTAAcagtagtaaaaaaaaggacgcgaaaaaaaaaaaggtttcaaAAAGATGGGGAAGAACCAA AGCCATGACGATGACAACCATTTGGACAGCGACAGTGGTGACGAAGAACCAAATGATCTCCTCGATTATACCGCCCTAA
- a CDS encoding ctr copper transporter domain containing protein (putative), whose translation MAMPMPMSFQLSTHTIILFKFWETKTETSYYISLVVCLLFGVLSVLLKLLRLHVEQALPQTKDTSVITSGILFKNNLARSVLSFIIYSWDYLLMLIVMTFNVGLFVAVVLGLSIGFFLFGHKFVTCGKSSTDGLDVHKEFHGDPACCGC comes from the exons ATGGCCATGCCGATGCCCATGTCATTTCAGCTTTCCACGCACacgattattttgtttaaattctGGGAAACCAAAACG GAAACGTCCTACTACATCTCCCTTGTCGTATGCCTCCTTTTCGGCGTGCTCTCAGTCCTACTGAAGCTGCTCCGACTGCACGTCGAACAGGCCCTGCCGCAAACCAAAGACACAAGCGTAATCACGAGTggaattctttttaaaaacaatttagCGAGATCTGTGCTGtcatttatcatttattCATGGGACTACTTATTAATGCTAATCGTTATGACTTTCAATGTGGGCTTATTTGTCGCCGTTGTGCTGGGCCTATCGAttggtttctttttatttggaCATAAGTTTGTCACGTGTGGGAAAAGTTCCACCGATGGGTTGGACGTCCACAAGGAATTTCATGGAGACCCCGCCTGTTGCGGGTGTTGA
- a CDS encoding 2-Cys peroxiredoxin (putative) encodes MPTYVGKEAPFFKAEAVFGDNSFGEVNLTQFIGKKYVLLYFYPLDFTFVCPSEIIALDKALDAFHERNVELLGCSVDSKYTHLAWKKTPLEKGGIGNIKHTLLSDITKSISRDYNVLFDDS; translated from the coding sequence ATGCCGACATACGTAGGAAAAGAAGCCCCCTTTTTCAAAGCTGAGGCCGTTTTTGGAGATAACTCCTTTGGAGAAGTGAATTTAACACAGTTTATCGGAAAGAAGTATGTactgttatatttttacccACTTGATTTTACCTTCGTTTGCCCATCAGAAATAATAGCATTGGATAAAGCCTTGGATGCATTTCACGAAAGGAATGTAGAATTGTTGGGATGCAGTGTAGATAGCAAATACACACACCTTGCATGGAAAAAAACCCCGCTGGAAAAAGGAGGCATTGGCAATATCAAGCATACCTTACTATCTGACATCACGAAAAGCATTTCAAGAGACTACAACGTTCTCTTTGATGATAGC